One genomic segment of Methylocystis sp. SC2 includes these proteins:
- a CDS encoding Kazal-type serine protease inhibitor family protein, whose amino-acid sequence MNLRLGLRLCALLASTLFLFFIATSSPAIAAGGVGAQCGGVAGLPCARGLWCEMRQGSCRVADALGRCARKPAFCRRNLSPVCGCDGRTYPNDCARRAAGVSKNHNGRCRRRP is encoded by the coding sequence ATGAATTTACGCCTTGGCCTGCGCCTTTGCGCGCTCCTCGCGTCGACGCTCTTTCTATTCTTCATCGCGACGTCATCGCCGGCGATCGCGGCCGGCGGGGTGGGCGCGCAGTGCGGCGGCGTCGCCGGCCTTCCCTGCGCCCGCGGCCTCTGGTGCGAGATGCGCCAAGGCTCCTGCCGCGTCGCCGACGCTCTCGGCCGTTGCGCGCGCAAGCCCGCCTTCTGTCGCCGGAACTTAAGTCCGGTTTGCGGGTGCGACGGGCGCACCTACCCCAACGATTGCGCGCGCCGCGCCGCGGGCGTCAGCAAAAACCACAATGGCCGCTGCAGGCGCCGCCCCTGA
- a CDS encoding Kazal-type serine protease inhibitor family protein, whose product MTKILWTSAIALALSLFAAAPVSAAKVGEMCGGIAGVPCDKGLWCDPEPGQCRGADIAGKCVEVSERCTREFRPVCGCNDKTYGNDCERRAAKVAKKSDGECPKPYR is encoded by the coding sequence ATGACGAAAATACTTTGGACATCAGCGATCGCCCTGGCGCTCTCGCTCTTCGCCGCCGCGCCCGTCTCGGCGGCCAAGGTCGGCGAAATGTGCGGCGGCATCGCCGGCGTTCCGTGCGACAAAGGCTTGTGGTGCGACCCCGAGCCGGGCCAATGCCGCGGGGCGGACATCGCCGGTAAATGCGTGGAAGTCTCGGAGCGATGCACCAGGGAATTTCGCCCGGTTTGCGGCTGCAACGACAAGACATACGGCAACGACTGCGAGCGTCGCGCCGCCAAGGTCGCGAAAAAGTCGGACGGCGAGTGCCCGAAACCCTACAGGTGA